The following DNA comes from Streptococcus pasteurianus.
TGATTCCAATCGAAGACAACTTCTGGGAAATTGGTGCTGGACCTTCAGGACCAGATACTGAAATCTTCTTTGACCGTGGTGAAGACTTTGACCCAGACCACGTTGGTATCAAACTTCTTGCTGAAGATATCGAAAACGATCGTTACATCGAAATCTGGAACATCGTGTTGTCACAATTTAACGCTGATCCAGCTGTTCCACGTTCAGAATACAAAGAATTGCCACACAAAAACATTGATACGGGTGCCGGTTTGGAACGTTTGGTTGCGGTTATGCAAGGGGCTAAAACAAACTTTGAAACTGACCTCTTCATGCCAATCATTCGTGAAATCGAAAAATTATCTGGTAAAACTTATGATCCAGATGGCGACAACATGAGCTTTAAAGTTATCGCTGACCACATACGTTCACTTTCATTTGCTATCGGTGATGGTGCTCTTCCTGGTAACGAAGGTCGTGGATATGTGCTTCGTCGTTTGCTTCGTCGCGCAGTTATGCACGGTCGTCGCCTTGGTATCAACGAAACATTCTTGTATAAATTGGTTCCAACTGTTGGTAAAATCATGGAATCATACTACCCAGAAGTGCTTGAAAAACGTGAATTTATCGAAAAAATCGTTCGTCGTGAAGAAGAAACATTCGCACGTACAATCGATGCTGGTTCAAACATGCTTGACCAATTGTTGGCTGATTTGAAAGCAGCTGGTAAAGACACTGTTGAAGGTAAAGATATCTTCAAATTGTATGATACATATGGATTCCCAGTTGAATTGACTGAAGAATTGGCTGAAGACAAAGGCTTCAAGATTGACCACGCTGGCTTTGAAGCTGCTATGAAAGAACAACAAGAACGTGCGCGTGCAAGCGTCGTTAAAGGTGGTTCAATGGGTATGCAAAGCGAAACATTGTCAAGCATTACTGAAGAATCAGTCTTTAGCTACACTGAAGAAGTTCTTGATTCTACATTGTCAGTTATTATCGCTGATAACGAACGTACTGAAGCTGTTTCAGAAGGTCAAGTATTGCTTGTCTTTGCGAAAACTCCATTCTACGCTGAAATGGGTGGACAAGTAGCTGACCACGGTGTTATTAAAAATGATAAAGGTGACATCGTTGCTCGCGTGACAGATGTTCAAAAAGCTCCAAATGGTCAAGCTCTTCACACAGTTGATGTTCTCGCAAGCTTGTCAGTTGGTACGACATACACACTTGAAATTGATAGCAAACGTCGTCACAGTGTTATCAAAAACCACACAGCTACTCACTTGCTTCACGCTGCACTTCACCACGTTATCGGTGAACACGCTACTCAGGCTGGTTCTCTTAACGAAGAAGGATTCTTGCGCTTTGACTTCACTCACTTTGAAGCAGTAACTGCTGATGAATTGCGTCAAATCGAAGAAGAAGTTAACCAACAAATCTGGAATGCTATTCCAGTTAAGACTGTTGAAACTGACATTGATACTGCTAAATCAATGGGTGCTATGGCCTTGTTCGGTGAAAAATACGGTAAAAACGTACGTGTTGTAACAATCGGCGATTACTCAATTGAACTTTGTGGTGGTACACACGTTTCAAATACAGCTGAAATCGGAATCTTCAAGATTGTTAAAGAAGAAGGTATCGGTTCAGGAACTCGTCGTATCCTTGCTGTAACTGGTAAAGAAGCCTTTGAAGCATACCGTCAAGAAGAAGAAGACCTTAAAGCAATTGCTGAAACTCTTAAAGTGCCTCAATTGAAAGAAGTTACTAAGAAAGTAGTAAGCTTGCAAGAACAATTGCACAAATTGCAAAAAGAAAATGCTGAATTGAAAGAAAAAGCAGCAGCAGCACAAGCTGGTGACGTTTTCAAAGATGTTAAAGAAGCAAACGGTCTTCGCTTTGTCACTAGCCAAGTAACTGTTTCTGATGCAGGTGCCCTTCGTACATTTGCTGACAACTGGAAACAAAAAGACTATTCTGACGTTCTTGTCTTGGCAGCAGCTATTGGCGAAAAAGTCAATGTCCTTGTAGCAAGCAAATCAAAAGATGTTCATGCTGGTAACTTGATTAAAGTTTTGGCACCAATCGTATCAGGTCGTGGTGGTGGTAAACCAGACATGGCCATGGCCGGTGGTTCAGATGCTGCTAAAATCGCAGACCTTTTTGCAGCAGTAGCAGAAAATCTGTAACATCCGTTAGGCAGTCTTTGACTGATAAAGGAGTTGTTTTGTCAGATGAAATCTAAAAACACACTTTTGAAATTAGCTATCGCTTTTATCGGCATAACGCTGCTGATTCTTGCTTACATTATTATTGTAGATGCTCTGCAAGGTCATGTTGATTGGGTAACCTTACTAGTCGCTTTAGCAGAAGGCAGCCTCCTCAGCAGTCTGATAAAAATGTTACAAGATAGCGGAAAATAAACATAAGCCCACCTAAAAAGGTGGGTTTTTTAGTTATAGTTTTTAACTATCGAGTCTATTTAAAATAACTATTTTACGAGGGATTTTTAGACTGTTATAATAGTCACTAAGATTTCAGAATATTTTCACAGAAGATAGAATTGAGGGAAAAATGAAAGTTTCACTTATTCAGATGGCTATCCGTGAAGCGGATCCTGAGCAAAATAGAAAGAAAGTATTGGAGTTATTGGAAAAAGCGGTGCATGATGCGCCAGATGTGATTGTTCTTCCTGAGATGTGGAATACTGGCTATGCCTTGAAACAGCTGGCAGATATTGCTGATGTTAATGGGAAAGAAACGATAACGGATTTAGGAAATTTTGCTAAGAAGTACCATGTTAATTTGGTGGCTGGTTCGGTCGCAACGGCAAAAGAGAATCACTTTTTTAATACGACCTATGTGTTTAATCGAGAGGGGCAAGTGATTGCTGATTATGATAAGGTGCATTTGTTTGGTTTAATGGTAGAAGATGAGTACCTGCAAGCAGGCAATAAAGAAAGTGTCTTTGAACTAGATGATGTCAAAGCAGCTAGTGTGATTTGTTATGACATTCGTTTTCCAGAATGGGTGAGAACCTTGATGTCTAGCGGTGCTAAGGTTTTATTTGTAGTAGCTGAATGGCCCAAAGAACGTGTAGAGCAATGGGAGATTTTATTGCGAGCGCGTGCGGTTGAAAATCAAGCCTTTGTCGTGGCTGTCAATCGGGTTGGCGATGGCATTTCAGACCATTTTTCTGGGCATTCTCTGGTGATTGACCCATTGGGGAAAATCGTTTTACAAGTGCCAGATAATCAAGAGGGAATTTTTACGGCTGAACTTGATTTGACAGAAGTTGAAAAAAATCGAGGTCACATTCCAGTTTTTGCTGACCGCAAGCCAGATTTGTATCATTAGGAGGAATTAAGGTGTTTTCACAATCAAAGATTTTACAAGAATTGCCAGAACAGTTTTTTGCTAGTCTTGTCGCAAAAGTTAATGCCAAAGTGGCAGAAGGCTATGATGTCATCAATCTTGGACAGGGCAATCCAGATCAGCCAACTTATGATTACATTGTTGATGCTTTAGTTGAATCAGCCAAAAATCCTGCTTCTCATAAATACTCGCAATTTCGTGGAAATAGTAATTTTAAAGCGGCAGCCAGTCAATTTTATAAGGACAATTATCATGTAAATCTTGATAGCGAAAAGGAAATTTGTGTCCTTGGTGGCGCAAAGATTGGCTTGGTAGAATTTCCTCTGGCGACAATGAATCCTGATGAATTGCTCTTGTTGCCAGACCCAGGTTATCCAGATTATCTCTCAAGTGTGTCGCTTGGAAAAATCAACTATGAGACATTTCCGTTAAAAGCTGAAAATAATTTCTTACCAGACTTGCAAGCTATTCCTGAAGAAATAGCTAAACGTGCGAAATTCATCTATGTTAATTATCCTAATAATCCGACAGGTGCGGTTGCAACTGCAGCGTTTTACGAAGAACTCGTCGCTTGGGCTAAAAAATACGAGGTTGGGGTAGTTAGCGATTTTGCTTATGGTGCCTTAGGGGCAGACGGTTATGAGAATCCAAGCTTTTTGTCAACACCTGGAGCTAAAGATGTCGGCATTGAGTTATACACTTTTTCTAAGACCTTTAATATGGCAGGGTGGCGTTTGGCATTTGCGGCAGGAAATGAACAATTGATTGAAGCGCTTAATTTGCTACAAGACCACCTTTTTGTAAGTATCTTCCCTGCTATTCAAGATGCGGGAGCAGTAGCTCTTTTAGATGAAAAAGCAAAAGCAGCAATCGCAGGGTTAAATCAGAAATACAACGAGCGTCGCCATGCTTTTGTTCAAGCAGCAGAAAAAATTGGTTGGCATGCTTTTGAGTCAAAAGGGTCATTCTATGCTTGGATGCCCGTACCAGAAGGGGATGACAGCGAAAGCTTTGCAGATTTGCTATTAAATGAAGCTCATGTTGCTGTCGCACCAGGAAAAGGTTTTGGAGAACAAGGAGACGGATACGTCAGAATCGGCTTGCTCGTCGAACCAGACCGCCTTGTCGAAGCCGTCGAGCGAATTAACAAACTGAAATTATTTGAAAAATAGTGAAAGCATAAGTGAAAATTTATGCTTTTTTTGTTTTTTATGCAAAAAACACTTGACTTATGAATAAATATACTATAAAATTGAATACATATTTATTCAAGGAGTGTATATTATGAAGGTGTCAATTGTTGGTATCACTGGATATAGTGGTCTCGAATTAGTTAAATTATTGAATAATCATAAAAATGTTACGATTGCTTCGATTCATGCAACTAAGGAAATCGGCCGACGATTGTCAGAATTATACCCTTACCTTGTTGGTGTTTGTGACTTAGTTATTGAGGCATTTAATGCTCAAGAAATCATGGAAAAATCAGATTTGGTTTTCTTTGCGACACCAAGTGGGGTGGCTAGCCAGTTAGCGCAGCCATTTGTTGAAACTGATTTCCCAGTGATTGATTTGTCGGGAGACCATCGTTTG
Coding sequences within:
- the alaS gene encoding alanine--tRNA ligase, yielding MKQLTSAQVRQMWLDFWKSKGHSVEPSANLVPVNDPTLLWINSGVATLKKYFDGSVIPENPRITNAQKAIRTNDIENVGKTARHHTMFEMLGNFSVGDYFRDEAITWGFELLTSPEWFDFPKDKLYMTYYPDDKDTYNRWISLGVEPSHLIPIEDNFWEIGAGPSGPDTEIFFDRGEDFDPDHVGIKLLAEDIENDRYIEIWNIVLSQFNADPAVPRSEYKELPHKNIDTGAGLERLVAVMQGAKTNFETDLFMPIIREIEKLSGKTYDPDGDNMSFKVIADHIRSLSFAIGDGALPGNEGRGYVLRRLLRRAVMHGRRLGINETFLYKLVPTVGKIMESYYPEVLEKREFIEKIVRREEETFARTIDAGSNMLDQLLADLKAAGKDTVEGKDIFKLYDTYGFPVELTEELAEDKGFKIDHAGFEAAMKEQQERARASVVKGGSMGMQSETLSSITEESVFSYTEEVLDSTLSVIIADNERTEAVSEGQVLLVFAKTPFYAEMGGQVADHGVIKNDKGDIVARVTDVQKAPNGQALHTVDVLASLSVGTTYTLEIDSKRRHSVIKNHTATHLLHAALHHVIGEHATQAGSLNEEGFLRFDFTHFEAVTADELRQIEEEVNQQIWNAIPVKTVETDIDTAKSMGAMALFGEKYGKNVRVVTIGDYSIELCGGTHVSNTAEIGIFKIVKEEGIGSGTRRILAVTGKEAFEAYRQEEEDLKAIAETLKVPQLKEVTKKVVSLQEQLHKLQKENAELKEKAAAAQAGDVFKDVKEANGLRFVTSQVTVSDAGALRTFADNWKQKDYSDVLVLAAAIGEKVNVLVASKSKDVHAGNLIKVLAPIVSGRGGGKPDMAMAGGSDAAKIADLFAAVAENL
- a CDS encoding carbon-nitrogen family hydrolase, which codes for MKVSLIQMAIREADPEQNRKKVLELLEKAVHDAPDVIVLPEMWNTGYALKQLADIADVNGKETITDLGNFAKKYHVNLVAGSVATAKENHFFNTTYVFNREGQVIADYDKVHLFGLMVEDEYLQAGNKESVFELDDVKAASVICYDIRFPEWVRTLMSSGAKVLFVVAEWPKERVEQWEILLRARAVENQAFVVAVNRVGDGISDHFSGHSLVIDPLGKIVLQVPDNQEGIFTAELDLTEVEKNRGHIPVFADRKPDLYH
- a CDS encoding pyridoxal phosphate-dependent aminotransferase, with translation MFSQSKILQELPEQFFASLVAKVNAKVAEGYDVINLGQGNPDQPTYDYIVDALVESAKNPASHKYSQFRGNSNFKAAASQFYKDNYHVNLDSEKEICVLGGAKIGLVEFPLATMNPDELLLLPDPGYPDYLSSVSLGKINYETFPLKAENNFLPDLQAIPEEIAKRAKFIYVNYPNNPTGAVATAAFYEELVAWAKKYEVGVVSDFAYGALGADGYENPSFLSTPGAKDVGIELYTFSKTFNMAGWRLAFAAGNEQLIEALNLLQDHLFVSIFPAIQDAGAVALLDEKAKAAIAGLNQKYNERRHAFVQAAEKIGWHAFESKGSFYAWMPVPEGDDSESFADLLLNEAHVAVAPGKGFGEQGDGYVRIGLLVEPDRLVEAVERINKLKLFEK